atttgtcctttgtatgtgattcctgttttatcacaggacagtttgacgtcaaagcttctgaattatcgtgttatggagcagtcgAATGAATTcaggaaaatggtttgaacacaaatactcaaacactgtcatatctgctgctatTTGAAATTCAAGttgtttaatttcttattttttaatgtccactgatatggccgaccacacctcaaaagtCTTATTGAAATAGTTGtcaaaagagggtatgtatgttttgtttagattattttgtttgttcctTTTTAATTATAAGCTTATAGAACCATAAATCTCAATTACGCATTGCAGTGAATTAatcacttttctgtttgttttcctttaaaactCTGGGATCTGGGCTTCATGTCTTCACAAACTCACTCCCATCCGGTTtcgactccacctcctccaccacgaccaactacgccctgcgcctggcttgtACATTGCAAGTTTGCTACCtggcctgttggcaagtatcaattccacgaaaggatctttacaaggctaagatccagatcattgactcttaaaattgaaaaagcctcactgacaattgatgataattttgtatttggagTAGATCTGAAATAAGCTGATATCTGAACAGCTCGCTCCTGTACCCTGTGTGGTCACACAGAACCGAATGGCCCTGGCCCCTTCTACTGGCAGGAAGGGTTATGAGGTGTGTACTGataggaagtgattgaaagacattttttccaaactgcccctggtggctgggtgaccagtgccgTCTCCACCTCTATgtaccatgacatgacatggcaGTAGACTCTGAAAATACTGAATGGATCATCACCAAGGCTCTGAGGGAGGAAAATATGCCTCATGCCCCCAGCTGAGCTGATGCTGTGGAAGGTGATgctgatgctgtgaagctgaggaagcagaggacgaaggagatgaagatgatgaggataaggacgggtttgcactggatgggatgaaGGTTTTTGGGGAACATGAAATTcccagtaagtggtcacaccctTAAAGGGCGTGAAAAGAGGGtttgttaggaatttcaaacttttaactataagTTGTGGCTGACTGAACTCTAAGCAATAAAGCTAGGAATAGTTTTAGTTAGATATAAGGCCTTGTACAAAAGATtcaataataaccttttcctctcctaaaggtttaatctacaagaattgtgtgtgtgtcaaattgATGGTCAGCctcacagctgtctgataaagttgtggaggtcagacagagtgactttgttgacttaattctgtatTTTGCTTTGGGTTtagttgttgcgaatgtttacacaggcaggattgttttgatgaagcaggaaacataataatcttttctccaattgtaaacaattttgccccacattgcatctgtggttgaAGGACGTTCTTGAAGTAAAACTctttgcctagcaactatagcgtcatttggcagtgtctccctgttcacttccgtattccaaaagccaggaggatggcctacgcgtgcgcacttccgaggagggaggaacgaagatcgactgtataaaatggacaaGCGCCGGATGTTcgaggcgctctgatacacctaatgtactggaagcccattgcttcgccgtaacctgttcattgctttcctaaataaatactttgatttgagcaaaactgagtttggctctacttctcttaaaggataaaagaacacgctgtTTCTAacagccccccctttctttcaatcctagaaacgcccctgatTCTGACCATGGTCCTATGACTTGTCTCAGCTCGTTTCACCAAAGTTTTTCAAATGTCCACTTTCCAAGTGTACTTGATTTTTACTACAGTTTTTACTACAGGGCCGGCCGGATAATTCCAGAGGAACATCTGAAGTTCAGTGCAAGTCTGACCGCAGCTGAAACGAAGGAACTGGATTGGGAATGAACAACTCACGTTTGACAGCCACCCGGAACATCACAGTGTTTGTGCCCACGTAGTTGCTGACAGAGCAGGTGTACTGCCCCTCGTGCCCAGAAGCCACAGACTGGATGGTGAGGACGCTGCTGGTGGACGGGGGGACGCCGTCTGGCAGGGAGGTCCAGGTGTACGAGGGGCGGGGGCTCCCCTCGGCCGTGCAGTTCAGCTCTAGACGATCTCCTTGTGTGAGGGTGATCAGATCTGGAGGTGATGGCGCCAGCTGCCTGGGCTTATCTGtgtgagagaaacacaaacaagtaaTGAATCGACACGGTGCTGCAGATGGAAACCGACTCTGATCTGGAGCTGTGTTTATGAAGACCTGACAAATCTCTGGTTCAGTTTACTCCCTTTGTAGCTTCTAGATCCCATTTTGGTCTAATCTAGCTTCTATCCAGTTTCCCAGCCACACATTCTTTGTTATCAGACTCACAGTGGACAGTAGCTATCACTTTTTTCGACACAACCATCAGAGGGGGCTGTGGTCCATCAGGTCccagctccagctctgctcGACACCAGTACTGAGCTCCATCATCTTCTTTAGTGGGGGAGATTCCCAGAGAGAAGACCTCAGTCACTGGTTCCTTCTGCAGGTTACTCAAGGTCCATTTCTGGCCCAGTTCTGTCTGACCTCTGAAGAAGGTCACGCGGACATTACTAATCGGAGCCACGTTGTGCACCTTGCACTGCAGAATGTAGTTACAGGACTCGAACAACGGGCCGGTGTGATTAAAAAAGCtgatggagaccagggctggAGGCTCTGTGGAGATAGacaaataaatagatggatggatggatggataaatggatggatgtatggatagagagagagagagtataaaTCTTACAAATAGAAGTGA
The sequence above is a segment of the Limanda limanda chromosome 2, fLimLim1.1, whole genome shotgun sequence genome. Coding sequences within it:
- the LOC133022140 gene encoding vascular cell adhesion protein 1-like, with protein sequence MFSRYVLLIVSLVDLLSDFRVSCCDENCANKTVFTPPRLVVKHGDRTSATCSLCPSCPDDIFDVEKSVGYNVKNERNITVTWTVEKMMEWRTTPKCYYIKTDGVICCTRLNITVYKPPALVSISFFNHTGPLFESCNYILQCKVHNVAPISNVRVTFFRGQTELGQKWTLSNLQKEPVTEVFSLGISPTKEDDGAQYWCRAELELGPDGPQPPLMVVSKKVIATVHYKPRQLAPSPPDLITLTQGDRLELNCTAEGSPRPSYTWTSLPDGVPPSTSSVLTIQSVASGHEGQYTCSVSNYVGTNTVMFRVAVKPYITTYITVAVLVGIACLMGGVFCFYKRSKKHWAVPTDGE